CTGTACGATTTTTGCTCCCCAGATGCCGGTCCAGGACAGGCCGGTAATGGCGAGGAACAACAGCGCGATAGCCAGCCAGCCCCCCAGACTTTTGTGCAGCGACTTCCATAACCCACGTCCGTTCAGTCTCAGTTGGGGTAACAGGGTTTGCCGCCAGCTCTGGCGGTTGCGTGGCCACCACATATAAAGGCCGGAAAGAATCAGCACCAGAGTAAAACCGGCAGCGAGTTCGATCAGGGCGTCTCCGGTTTTTCCCAATAAAAAGGTGCCGTGAATTTCGTCGGCGAGAGCATACAGGCTGTCATCTTTACTGTTGCTGCCGAGCAACTTGGCGCTGTAAGGGTTGAGGTAGACGTTGATATTTTCCCCCTCAGCACTTTTGACGGTAAACAAAGTGCTTTGCTCGGCGTTGAGCGGCAAACTCAGTTGAGTGATGGTTGCGTCGGGGTAGGCCTGTTGAACCACTTGTTGCTGTTCCGTCCAGGGGGCATAGGCCCCGTCTTCTGCAGTCACGTCGAGCAGTTCGCCATAGAGTGCCGGGGCAATCACAGGCTTATATAACAGCATAATCAGTCCGGTGATGCTGAGCATCAGCATAAAAGGAATAACATATAAGCCCGCGTAGAAATGCCAGCGCCAGGCGTAGGAATACTGATGTGATACGGTATTTTGTGAGCTTTTTTCAGCAGCTGTTTTTATCATGGTTCTTCCAGGAACGGCTTTTTAGAATGGCGGAGGAATTTATCAAAAAGGTCAGGCGAGCGGATGTGACGGAATGTCGCGTGACCAATTGTCGCAGGCAATAATGCTATTGGTATGAGGTGTTTTTTGGAGTAGGGGGATGACTCGCGCTATCAGGCCTGAAGCCGGTTGTGCCTTGCGCTTTTTGCGAACCAATGGTGATCGATTTTTGATAGTGTTTTGGGCAACCGGTTGGAGGAGTACGTCGATACCGATGCTGGATAATCATCACTGGCTGGCGGTCTGAAGAGGAACCATTGGAGGGGAGACGCCTTCTGCTAAAAGGCGCACAGGCTAGCCAGCATGGCATATGGCGCTGTTTTTCGGTAAAATCCCGGCCCTTTTTTGCACCACGCACTCTTTATATCCTATTTATCGCCAGGCTCCTTCGTTTCTATGCAAGTTAGTGACTTTCGTTTCGATCTTCCTGATGAGTTGATCGCCCGTTACCCCAAAGCCGACCGCAGTAGCAGCCGATTGCTCTGCGTGGATGGGAAAAATGGCGCATTAACCCATCGCCAGTTCTCCGATCTGGATGAGTTGTTGCAGCCCGGAGATCTGCTGGTGATGAACAACACCCGGGTAATTCCGGCTCGCTTGTTCGGGCAAAAAGCCACGGGAGGCAAGCTGGAAGTGTTGGTGGAACGGGTATTGGACGCCCACGAGGTACTGGCCCATGTGCGTTCCAGCAAGTCGCCCAAGCCTGGCACTCGTCTGCTGCTTGAGGGGGCCATTGAGGCGACCATGGTGGAGCGGCAAGGCAGCCTGTTCCGAATTCGTTTCGACGCTGAGGCCTCGGTACTGGAACTGCTCGACCAGCACGGCCATATGCCCTTGCCACCCTATATGGAACGGGATGATCAGGCCGAGGATCGCGAGCGTTACCAGACGGTATATGCCCAGCATGAAGGTGCGGTAGCGGCCCCGACTGCCGGTTTACACTTCGATCAGCCGTTACTGCAGCGCTTGGCTGACAAAGGCGTTGAAACCGCCTTTGTTACCCTGCATGTGGGGGCGGGTACTTTCCAGCCGGTGCGGGTCGAGCG
The DNA window shown above is from Aestuariirhabdus haliotis and carries:
- the queA gene encoding tRNA preQ1(34) S-adenosylmethionine ribosyltransferase-isomerase QueA, with translation MQVSDFRFDLPDELIARYPKADRSSSRLLCVDGKNGALTHRQFSDLDELLQPGDLLVMNNTRVIPARLFGQKATGGKLEVLVERVLDAHEVLAHVRSSKSPKPGTRLLLEGAIEATMVERQGSLFRIRFDAEASVLELLDQHGHMPLPPYMERDDQAEDRERYQTVYAQHEGAVAAPTAGLHFDQPLLQRLADKGVETAFVTLHVGAGTFQPVRVERIEDHQMHSEYLEVDQATCDAVNACRARGGRVVAVGTTSVRCLETASAGGDIKPYCGETDIFIYPGYRFQSVDLLITNFHLPESTLLMLVSAFAGYEHMMQAYRTAVDEQYRFFSYGDAMLLSPAPTRSTQEPQ